The stretch of DNA CGAATTTCTTTTTCACTCAGTACAGTCATTGAGCAAAGCGTTGGAAGCGCGCGATCCATACACGCAGGGCCACGCGCAGCATGTATCAAATCTCGTGATTCGAATTGCGGATGAATTGGGCGTTCCTGAGGTCGAACACCAGTCGTTGCGATTGGCCGCTCAGTTGCATGATATTGGAAAGATCGGCGTTCCTGATTCGATTTTGTTGAAATCGGGCAGTTTAACCCCGCAAGAATACGCCATGATGAAAGAACACGTGAACATCGGCTATCAAATTCTTTCGCCGATTCCGATGTTGAAAGAAGTGGGAGAGTATGTGTATGAGCACCATGAGCGCTTTGACGGCAGCGGCTATCCCCGTGGACTCAAGGGGAGCGAGACCCATTTCAACAGCCGGATACTTATGGCGGCGGAAGTGTTAGATGCGTTGGCGACTGTGCGCTGTTATAAACCCGCCTGGAGCCAGAAGCAAATTGTTGAATTTTATCAAAAAGAAAAAGGGAAAACATTCGACCCGATTGTAACCGACGCTGTTCTCGATCTGGTTGATCGTGAAGGGGAAGAGTTTTACCGGAACCCCAACCAAGTCGTACAGCAGGCGCAAGCCACTTCGGCTTAATCCTTTAAGAACGCTTCTATTCGCTGCACTGCCGTCCGAAGATTTTTTAGCGACGACGCATACGAACAACGAATATATCCCTCGCCGCATTCTCCAAAGGCCGTCCCAGGAACGACCGCGATATTTTGTTCTTCTAGCAAGCGATGCGCAAATTCGTCAGAAGTCAGCCCCGTTTTTTGAATTGACGGGAACGCATAGAACGCCCCTTTTGGAGTAATGCAGTCGAGTCCGAGGCGGTTGAAGTGGTGGACGATAAAGCGCCGCCTCGCGTCGTATTCTTTTCTCATTTCTTCGACTTGTTCTGCGCCGTGTTTTAGCGCTTCGATTGCGGCAAACTGTGCGTTGGTTGACGCGCACATGATGGAGTATTGGTGGATTTTGTTCATTCCGTCGATGAGGTCGTCCGGCCCGGCGGCGAACCCCAAACGCCAGCCCGTCATCGCCCACGCTTTTGAAAAACCATGAATCAAGATGAGATTGTTTTTGAGTTCTGGAATTGACGCAAACGTGGGCGCTTCGCCTTCATAACTGAGCGGGTGATAAATTTCATCGCTGAGGAGAATGAGGTTCTTATCCAGCACGAATTGGGCGATCTCACGCATCTGCTCTTCGGATAAACCCGCCCCGGTCGGATTATTGGGGTAGTTGACGATGATGGCCTTGGTGCGTTCGGTGCAGGCGTCATTGAGTTGTTTCAAGTTCGGAACGAAACCGGTTTCCGCCGTGGTGGGGATGCGCACTGTTTTCCCGCCAGCGAACACTGCGAGCGGCGCATACGCGACGAAGGAGGGGTCGATGACGATGGCTTCGTCGCCAGGTTCTAAAATCGCCCGGAACGCAACGTCGATGGCTTCGCTTCCACCGGCGGTAATCACGATTTGGCTTTTAGGTGAATAGTCGGCGTGGTGTTTTTCTTTTAGATACAGCGCAATTTGGTCGCGCAATGCGGGAAGGCCGTTATTGGGCGAATAGGTGGTGCGTCCGGTTTCGATGGAGTTGATGCCTGCTTCGCAAATATGCCAGGGTGTGACGAAATCCGGCTCGCCCACGCCGAGCGAAATGACGCCGCTGCGCGCCATGACCAAGTCGAAAAATTTTCGGATTCCAGACGGCGGCATGGCCTGGACAACAGCATTCACGCGCTGTTGCGTCGTTGTGCAAGGTTGTTTCACGGTTTGTAGCGGGGTCGCGCTCATTTTATTCTTCATTTCTGCGTCGAGGCAGCGTATTGAACTATGGTGATACCGGGATTCGTTCTTGTTCGTTGTTTTCGACCAAAACGACGCCCAGTTCTTTATATTTCTTTAGCAAGAAGTGTGAAGAGGTTGAGCGAACATTGGGCAGCGTGGATAACTTGTTTGAGATAAAGTCCGCGATGTGCCTCATGCCGTCCGCTTCGATCAATACTAACAAGTCATAGCGGCCCGAAACCAGAAAGACGGTAGAGACTTCTGGAAACTTATAAATGCGTTCGGCGATTTTATCAAAGCCAAAGCTGCGCTCGGGTTGAACGGAAACTTCGATCAGGCAGGTGACTTTGTCCGCCGTCCGTTCTGGATTGACGATGGTTTTATAGGCGAGGATGACGCCTTCTTCTTCCATCGCTTCGACTTCTTTGGCGACGGTTAGTTCTTCTTCGTCAATCATTACGGCGATGTCGCTATGTGAAATGCGGGCATCGCGTTCGAGAGCGTCTAATATTTTTGTGCGTAATGGCATCAGCGTCCTCCCGGAAATTTATCTTACTATTCTATCGGCAATTGGGTCAGCCTTCAAAGTGGATCAGATTACGTTTTCCATTTTTCCACCCAAAACTATAAATTGTCCCCTCGTGGTTGTCGGCTTTGACAACCCGTTGATAGGTGTCGTGAATGTGGCCGTGGATGATGACGTCGATCCCCGTTGAAACGACCTGTTCATAAGCGCGTTGGGGGACTGCAAGGGTTGATTGCGTCTTGGACGCAACGATTTTTTCGCTGGCGTCCGCCATTCGCCGCACGGCTTTTTGTTTCCACGCCGAGGGCGCCCGGTCTGCGATGGCGCGTAAGGGCTTGCTGCGAATCACGCCTTTGAACAGCTGGTAGGCCCAATCGTTCCAACAGAGTTCATCCCCGTGGCCGATATAGACGGCGCGTCCCGCGAGGTCGATGACAGTCGGGTTGACCAAGACGTCCACCCAGGGTTGGCGGTCAAGGTAGTGAGACGCCAAAAAATCGCGGTTGCCTTCCAAAAAGAAAATCTGCATCCCATCCCGGGCCATGCCTTCTAGCCGTTTAAGAAAATGGGCGTAGCGGTCTTCGATAAAGGATGGGTCATTAATCCAATAGTGAAAAATGTCGCCGAGAAAAAATAGACGGTTGGCGCCTGCGGGCATTTCCTGGAAAAGCTGTTCGATTTCTTCATCGACGCCGCCGGGGTGATGTAGGTCTGCAAAAAAAACATTAATGTTTAAATCAGTCATTGGTCCGTTTTTGGGTAATGAAAAGAGCGGCCAACGGGCCGCTCTTTTTGAATACAATCATTTGGTTGTAAGGCAAGGGATGGCTTAGAAACCGCCGCCGAATCCACCACCACCGCCGCCGCCAAAGCCGCCGCCGCCGCCGCCAAAGCCACCACCACCGCCGCCGAATCCTCCGCCGCCAAAGCTCATACCGCCGCCGCCTTGCAGGCCGCCGACGCCGCCGCTGGAACTGCGCTCGAGTTTACGGCGCCGAAATTCTTCCAGGCGTTGGATGCGTTCTTGACGTTGTTGTTGATAGACTTCGTATTTTGCAAATACGCGCTGACGGTCGAGTGCACGTAAGCGGGCGCGTTGCCAGATGCGTTCATTGGCGCCGCGTTGCGGCATCCAACCCAGATATTCGCCTAAGGAAACTTGATCGGCGCCTTCAAAGTCGAGACCCAACTCGACGACAGGAATCATGACCAGCGCTCCCATGTCGGCAAAGCCTTGGCCTGCTTGCTGCTGTTTGAACTGGTAGTCGAGCATCTTGTCGACTTCTTCCTTGCTCAATGATTCGAGGCGGAAGTCTTGCGCCGTTGTTTTTGCGAATAGTTCGATTTGCTGGTCGGTCATTTCTTGAACACGTTTGATGATTGCGTCGCAGAAATCGACCATTTTTTGGTATTCAGGGTTTGAACCCGCCGCAGTTTCGTATTGTTGGCGGGCCAATTGAAACTGGCGGTTCATCAATGCCTGGAACCCCTGATTGGCGGATGCCTGCACCGAGTCGAAACTTCCAGACGCTTCGGTTGCCGTATCGACTGCTTGTGGGTCAGTTAAGCCATTATCTTGGGCCATAATGGGCGCAACTGCCAAGAGTGTAATCATAAATAAAGATGTAATCGTTAGTAAACGCATAGTGTTCCTCTTAATAGAAATGACTGGATAGCAAAATTCTCCCTCAAAGTAAGATTATAGTCAAAGGGCTTCATCACCGTCAAGTAACTAGTGTAACTTTAAAATTCTAAGCCGGTTATTAAATACACAGCAGCGTCTTTCTGACGAAGTCGTAAATTGCCAGGTCTTTATCCGGCCTGGGGAACTGCCTGAGCATCTCTAAATCCAGTATCAATGTTTCGGAGTCTTGGGGTTTTTGTTCAACCATCCCTGTCTCATCCAAGGTCTGTACCATCATCTCAGCGCGCTGCTGTTGCATCGATGGATGCAACTTCATCCATAAATTTGAATGCATCAGCAAAGCGACCAGGTTCTGTCGGGGAATATCCATCCGAGGCGCTGACGGTGGATTTGGGATGCAGTTGTTTAAAATGACTTGGATCGCCTGGAACTCTTTTGCCAGGGTTGGTTCGCCAAATGGCTCATTGAGGAACTCTTCGCGTAATTGATTGAGAATCGGTTCGATGTGTTCTTCGTTGATGGATTGGATTTCGCCGCTTGCCAATTTGATTAGGTGGACTTTGGCGAGCCGTTGTAGGATTTCAACGGTGATGTTGTCGGGTGTTTCTAATACCGATTTGAGTTGCTCGGTCATAATATTAAAGCGTTCCGATGGGTCGGACGACGCCTTGGCGCAGAGCGAAAGCAGCGGGCCGACTTTCATCCAGATGTGGGCGTTGTTCAGGTCGATTTGATGGGTGATTAATTTGTGGGTGTTGCGGAGCTTGTGGCAGAGCAACTTGAGGATCAGTTCGGCGATGTTGGGCGAGCGGCGGATGATGGTGCGCAAGCGGTGTTTGTTTAACGGAATCAATAACGAGTCTTCGGCGACGATGACGGTTGCTGAACGGGGGGCGTCATCTAAAATGGCCAGTTCGCCGACCAGGTCGCGCGCGCCAATTTCCGCAATGACCGTTGATTGTCCCGAAATTTCCGTCTCAACCATTAAGCGCCCTTCGACGACGAAATAGGCGCATTTGCCCAATTCGCCTTGGCGCATCAACACTGTGCCTTTACCTGCGCGAACCACATCGCGAGATAAATCGCCGAAACCCATATCTGGCATTGAATTGTCCTTGACGATCGGCCCGCCTGCGTTTGACAAGCGCTTCGAAGGTTTACTTTATTTTTTTTCAACTACCGCCGCGCAAATTAAAATATGAAATCTGCGCCTTCTATTATGATACCCAACCCTCAAGGGCAATTCAAAGGCAAGTTTACCGATTCGCCTATTTCATCGCAGAATAAATTTTTCTGGAAAAATCCCTTGCATCCTGGCATGGCAAGAGATAGTATATATGTGAATACGATGCTTTTCTGAATTCTTATCTCACCCCACGTCTGGTATAGAGTCTTCCACACGAATCTTATAAGTATGGTTCTGTTCCTGGCGAATGCGTTTTCCTGTCGAGATGAGTTATTAATAAACGAGAATAGGTAAATCCAACAAAAATCATTTCAATGCCCATTCGCCAACAGTCTATTTCGGCGCTAATTTTGGCAAATCCATAGGTAAGACGATCCTAAAACTTGAAAATATGAGCAAGGTATTTCTTGTAGACGGCAGCTCGGTATTTTTCCGCTCATTTCACGCCATCCGCGACCTTCGACGTTCTGATGGTGCGCCGACCAATGCGGTTTATGGCTATGTGATGACGTTGCGGAACCTATTGAGCGAACATAATCCCGACAGCGTGGTGGTCGCATTTGACCTCCCCGGGCCGACCTATCGCGTTGAGATGTACCCGGACTACAAAGCGAACCGCGAAGCGCCGCCCGAAGATCTCGTCGCGCAAATTCCCCTCATAAAAGACGTGACAAAATTGATGGGGCTGAACCAAGTCGAAGCGGAAGGTTTTGAAGCCGATGATCTGTTGGGCGCGATGGCGGTTTGGCTCAAAGAACACGGGCGCGAATCGGTCATTGTGTCGGGCGACAAGGATTTGATGCAGTTGGTTAACGATAACGTTTCAATGTTGCGGCTGACTCCAATGAAAAATCAACCCAACAAAATTTATAACCCCGCCGACGTGAAAGAACGCTACGGCGTTGAACCGGAGCAGTTGGTGCAGGTGTTTGCATTGATGGGAGACTCCATCGACAATATACCCGGCGTGGCGGGCATCGGTGAAAAAACCGCCGTGAGTTTGATTCAAGAATTCGGCGACCTTGAAACGCTGTACGATAATCTAGATAAGGTCAAAGGCAAAAAACGGGTCGAGAACCTAATCAACGATAAAGAGAAAGCCTTTCTCTCCCGCGACCTCTTCCGAATCGACCAAACTCCTCCCACAAAATTCGACGATGAATTATTTAACTTTCAAACCATTGATCGTGACGCGCTGCACCAGTTTTTTACGGAGATGGAATTCCGTACGTTTGCGAAAGAGTATGCGCCGGAACTCGCGAAGGAATCGCCCGCTGATCTTGATTATCAAACGGTCGATACCCTGGACGGGCTGAAAGCCGTTGTGGAAGCCGTGAAAAAGAACGGCGCCTGCGCGGTCGATACAGAGACCACTTCGCTGGAAGTATTGGATGCGAAGATCGTCGGATTGGCTTTTTCCATCGGGCCGCAACAAGGGTGGTATATTCCGCTTCGGCATGACCAGGGAACCAACCTCGACCTTGAAAGTGCGCGCCCGCTATTGAAGGAAATTCTTGAGAACCCGTCGGTCCGCTTGTTTGCTCACCATTTTAAATACGACTATCACATTCTCAGAAATGAAGGATTCAATATCGCCAATCTTGCGGGCGATACGTTGGTTGCGTCTTACCTGGCGCAAACAGATCGACAGTCGCATAAACTCGACGCGCTGGCCGAAACCCTGGCGGGCATGCGCATGACGCCTATCACTGCATTGATCGGCGAAGGCAAAGAGCAAAAGTCGATGACGGAAGTCGAAATCGAAATCGCTTCGCCGTATGCGTGTGAAGACGTTGATGCGTGTTGGCGGCTCAACCAATGGTTTGAGCCTCAACTGGAAAAAGAGGGAATGACGCGCCTCTACGGCGAGATCGAAGTTCCGCTCATTCGCGCATTGGCTGAGATGGAGCGGCGCGGCGTATGCGTTGATCCCCATGTGTTGGAAGGACAGTCCAACGAACTCGCTGGTGAGATGCACGTGTTGGAAGAACGGATATTTGAATCCGTCGGGAAGCGATTCAATCTTAACTCCCCTTCGCAATTAGCGGAAATCCTCTATGATGATTTACGACTTTTGAAAGGACGCAAGCGCACG from Candidatus Hinthialibacter antarcticus encodes:
- a CDS encoding response regulator, whose protein sequence is MSEHLTQFLHDEHEGAASSYLYDIEGLFRGAKIAVADDEEPIIHIMKEFMTDLGADCRVTVDPRDIIDWLQEGDFDLVLSDINMPHLSGTQLVSVISSLRPYTPVVLMTGKPSLDNTINAVKVGAFDFLLKPFHFEEAKLSLAKALHYRRLRLDNLRYQTGLEDLVEQRTKELSEFLFHSVQSLSKALEARDPYTQGHAQHVSNLVIRIADELGVPEVEHQSLRLAAQLHDIGKIGVPDSILLKSGSLTPQEYAMMKEHVNIGYQILSPIPMLKEVGEYVYEHHERFDGSGYPRGLKGSETHFNSRILMAAEVLDALATVRCYKPAWSQKQIVEFYQKEKGKTFDPIVTDAVLDLVDREGEEFYRNPNQVVQQAQATSA
- a CDS encoding aminotransferase class I/II-fold pyridoxal phosphate-dependent enzyme, whose product is MSATPLQTVKQPCTTTQQRVNAVVQAMPPSGIRKFFDLVMARSGVISLGVGEPDFVTPWHICEAGINSIETGRTTYSPNNGLPALRDQIALYLKEKHHADYSPKSQIVITAGGSEAIDVAFRAILEPGDEAIVIDPSFVAYAPLAVFAGGKTVRIPTTAETGFVPNLKQLNDACTERTKAIIVNYPNNPTGAGLSEEQMREIAQFVLDKNLILLSDEIYHPLSYEGEAPTFASIPELKNNLILIHGFSKAWAMTGWRLGFAAGPDDLIDGMNKIHQYSIMCASTNAQFAAIEALKHGAEQVEEMRKEYDARRRFIVHHFNRLGLDCITPKGAFYAFPSIQKTGLTSDEFAHRLLEEQNIAVVPGTAFGECGEGYIRCSYASSLKNLRTAVQRIEAFLKD
- a CDS encoding Lrp/AsnC family transcriptional regulator encodes the protein MPLRTKILDALERDARISHSDIAVMIDEEELTVAKEVEAMEEEGVILAYKTIVNPERTADKVTCLIEVSVQPERSFGFDKIAERIYKFPEVSTVFLVSGRYDLLVLIEADGMRHIADFISNKLSTLPNVRSTSSHFLLKKYKELGVVLVENNEQERIPVSP
- a CDS encoding metallophosphoesterase, whose product is MTDLNINVFFADLHHPGGVDEEIEQLFQEMPAGANRLFFLGDIFHYWINDPSFIEDRYAHFLKRLEGMARDGMQIFFLEGNRDFLASHYLDRQPWVDVLVNPTVIDLAGRAVYIGHGDELCWNDWAYQLFKGVIRSKPLRAIADRAPSAWKQKAVRRMADASEKIVASKTQSTLAVPQRAYEQVVSTGIDVIIHGHIHDTYQRVVKADNHEGTIYSFGWKNGKRNLIHFEG
- a CDS encoding cyclic nucleotide-binding domain-containing protein, which encodes MPDMGFGDLSRDVVRAGKGTVLMRQGELGKCAYFVVEGRLMVETEISGQSTVIAEIGARDLVGELAILDDAPRSATVIVAEDSLLIPLNKHRLRTIIRRSPNIAELILKLLCHKLRNTHKLITHQIDLNNAHIWMKVGPLLSLCAKASSDPSERFNIMTEQLKSVLETPDNITVEILQRLAKVHLIKLASGEIQSINEEHIEPILNQLREEFLNEPFGEPTLAKEFQAIQVILNNCIPNPPSAPRMDIPRQNLVALLMHSNLWMKLHPSMQQQRAEMMVQTLDETGMVEQKPQDSETLILDLEMLRQFPRPDKDLAIYDFVRKTLLCI
- the polA gene encoding DNA polymerase I; its protein translation is MSKVFLVDGSSVFFRSFHAIRDLRRSDGAPTNAVYGYVMTLRNLLSEHNPDSVVVAFDLPGPTYRVEMYPDYKANREAPPEDLVAQIPLIKDVTKLMGLNQVEAEGFEADDLLGAMAVWLKEHGRESVIVSGDKDLMQLVNDNVSMLRLTPMKNQPNKIYNPADVKERYGVEPEQLVQVFALMGDSIDNIPGVAGIGEKTAVSLIQEFGDLETLYDNLDKVKGKKRVENLINDKEKAFLSRDLFRIDQTPPTKFDDELFNFQTIDRDALHQFFTEMEFRTFAKEYAPELAKESPADLDYQTVDTLDGLKAVVEAVKKNGACAVDTETTSLEVLDAKIVGLAFSIGPQQGWYIPLRHDQGTNLDLESARPLLKEILENPSVRLFAHHFKYDYHILRNEGFNIANLAGDTLVASYLAQTDRQSHKLDALAETLAGMRMTPITALIGEGKEQKSMTEVEIEIASPYACEDVDACWRLNQWFEPQLEKEGMTRLYGEIEVPLIRALAEMERRGVCVDPHVLEGQSNELAGEMHVLEERIFESVGKRFNLNSPSQLAEILYDDLRLLKGRKRTTRADVLEKLAAEGVEVAQDILDYRHRQKIKSTYLDSLAKLIRPDTGRVHTTFNQAVVNTGRISSSDPNLQNIPIRTDLGRRVRRAFVAKAGWQLASLDYSQIELRILAHRSKDPGLLSAFAAGEDIHRRTAADVFSVGLDDVTSDMRRKAKEINFGLNYGMSSYGLARRLKISDEEAATYIETYFSRYPLVQRYMDETVEFAQQHLYVETIFGRRVPTSGVRDANRMRRDNARRAAINGPIQGSAADLLKLAMVHVYQEFKDRADEVALLMTVHDELVLEAREDIVDEVTQRCRELMESAMSFDVPIPVECSIGPDWAALK